The Brasilonema sennae CENA114 genome includes a region encoding these proteins:
- a CDS encoding sensor histidine kinase: protein MFHQLSIRQKIICGYVISFGIAVVGTTVGLVIGDRYFQHARQQMIMADQEESLLNKLQILLLEIDTNQQEQVFLLEQKAVQQKHYQIEVCLKETETLLNELGEFSKTNSQGDLQALLNKYDSVLTEYIRQLRVLLQQISSLSPNSQKVSKARELIWEFNQIKATLKFYQFTHELNNFAILVRQREDKADVVSNDTYVLKGLIIICSMLLSTVLATIFALYTSRAIARPLKAVTDIAQRVTQDANFDLQAPVTTKDEIGELATSVNQLIQQVKQLLEEQKAETQARLIHSEKMSSLGKMLAGVAHEIVNPVNFISGNLVHAKNYVDDLLALLQTYEVEVPNSPTAVEVLAEDIDLEFLKADLPKLLNSVEFGAERIHEISRSLKDFCRLDEREVQLVDIHVCINSTLLILQNRLKTGISVMCHYGDIPPIPGYTGLLYQVFMNLLSNGIDAVEEKSALGSEFSPTITINTERQDNNWVKITIADNGSGIAPQNQDKIFEMFFTTKPRGLGTGLGLSISYQIIVEKHLGEITFKSELDKGTEFTISLPIDRSSPPLLGLQA, encoded by the coding sequence GTGTTCCACCAACTTAGTATTCGACAAAAAATTATCTGTGGGTATGTTATTTCCTTTGGGATTGCTGTTGTGGGAACAACGGTGGGGTTGGTGATAGGCGATCGCTACTTCCAACATGCTAGACAACAGATGATAATGGCAGACCAGGAAGAATCTTTATTGAATAAGTTGCAAATATTGTTGTTGGAAATCGACACTAATCAGCAAGAACAAGTATTTTTGTTAGAGCAAAAAGCTGTACAACAGAAACATTATCAGATTGAAGTATGTCTTAAGGAAACTGAAACGTTATTGAATGAGTTGGGAGAATTTAGCAAAACTAACTCGCAAGGGGATTTGCAAGCTTTGCTCAATAAGTATGACAGCGTACTAACAGAGTATATTCGGCAACTGCGAGTCCTGCTACAGCAAATTTCCTCCCTTAGCCCCAATTCACAGAAAGTTTCAAAAGCAAGGGAACTTATCTGGGAATTTAATCAAATTAAAGCAACACTGAAGTTTTATCAATTTACCCACGAATTAAACAACTTTGCCATATTAGTTCGCCAGCGTGAGGACAAAGCTGATGTCGTTTCAAATGATACTTATGTACTAAAAGGGCTAATTATTATCTGTAGTATGTTGCTGTCAACAGTACTGGCGACCATTTTTGCCTTATATACAAGTCGTGCGATCGCTCGTCCCCTGAAAGCAGTAACAGACATTGCTCAACGCGTTACCCAAGATGCCAATTTTGATCTACAAGCGCCTGTGACAACAAAAGATGAAATCGGCGAGTTAGCCACCTCTGTCAACCAACTTATCCAACAAGTCAAGCAACTTTTAGAAGAACAAAAAGCCGAAACTCAAGCGCGACTAATTCATAGCGAGAAAATGAGCAGTTTGGGCAAAATGTTGGCTGGTGTCGCTCATGAAATCGTCAATCCTGTGAATTTTATTTCTGGTAACCTTGTACACGCGAAAAACTACGTTGATGATCTCTTAGCCCTACTGCAAACATACGAAGTTGAAGTTCCTAACTCCCCCACCGCCGTAGAAGTATTAGCAGAGGACATAGATTTAGAATTTCTCAAAGCTGACTTGCCAAAACTCCTAAATTCAGTAGAATTTGGGGCTGAACGTATCCACGAAATTTCCCGAAGCTTGAAAGACTTTTGCCGTCTGGATGAAAGAGAAGTTCAGCTAGTTGACATACACGTATGTATCAACAGTACGCTGTTAATTCTACAAAACCGCTTAAAAACCGGTATCAGTGTTATGTGTCACTACGGTGATATTCCACCCATTCCAGGCTATACAGGACTACTGTATCAGGTGTTCATGAATCTCTTGAGTAATGGGATTGATGCTGTAGAGGAAAAGTCTGCTCTGGGTTCGGAGTTTTCTCCTACAATTACGATAAATACCGAACGCCAGGACAATAATTGGGTGAAGATAACAATTGCAGACAATGGCTCAGGTATTGCACCCCAAAACCAAGATAAAATTTTTGAAATGTTTTTTACGACCAAACCGCGAGGTCTTGGTACTGGATTGGGTTTATCAATTAGCTATCAGATTATTGTTGAAAAGCATCTTGGCGAAATAACTTTCAAGTCTGAGTTGGACAAAGGTACAGAGTTCACTATTTCTCTACCTATTGATAGAAGTTCACCACCGCTATTGGGCTTACAAGCTTGA
- a CDS encoding YcjF family protein → MPLSRIITLIVGLIVILGLSLWLIDSFSRLYWQFSYSAPLLGNLLLFLLILLIGALIAAFIYSVFVIRRGENQRRQRKQRPSVEVPAAKSEAASSTLEAVKQQVAQIQDEVTRQALLSKSREIETYLARGEIQVVVFGTGSAGKTSLVNAVMGRVVGKVDAAMGTTQVGETYCLRLKGLERRILITDTPGILEAGVAGTEREQLAREVATEANLLLFVVDNDIRMSEFEPLRALAQIGKRSVLVLNKSDLYTDEDKEAILARLRQQVRGFIAPSDVVAIAANPQSAELENGGIFQPEPDILPLVRRMAAILRAEGEDLVADNILLQSVRLGESARKLIDTQRRRQADKIVDRFQWIGAGVVSVTPLPVVDLLATAAVNAQMVVEIGRVYGCELNMENAKELALSLAKTLASLGIVKGALQLLTTALQLNVATFIVGRAIQGVTAAYLTRIAGKSFIEYFRQDQDWGDGGITEVVQRQFQLNRRDEFIKIFIQQAIQRIVQPLQGSSQVDEEELDNKSLQ, encoded by the coding sequence ATGCCTCTGTCACGTATTATCACGCTGATCGTTGGTCTCATTGTCATTCTCGGACTGAGTCTGTGGCTGATTGATTCTTTCAGTCGGCTTTATTGGCAATTTTCCTATTCTGCGCCATTGCTGGGTAATTTGCTGTTGTTTTTGCTGATTCTCCTGATCGGAGCCTTAATCGCGGCGTTTATCTATTCTGTGTTCGTGATTCGGCGAGGCGAGAATCAACGGCGTCAGCGCAAACAACGCCCAAGTGTAGAAGTTCCTGCTGCGAAATCTGAGGCTGCGTCTTCTACTTTAGAAGCTGTCAAGCAACAAGTTGCGCAAATTCAAGATGAAGTGACACGCCAAGCTTTACTGAGTAAGTCGCGGGAGATTGAGACTTATTTGGCTCGCGGTGAGATTCAAGTTGTCGTGTTTGGAACTGGGAGTGCTGGTAAAACCTCCCTGGTGAATGCGGTGATGGGACGTGTGGTTGGTAAGGTTGATGCAGCAATGGGAACGACTCAGGTTGGAGAAACTTATTGTCTGAGGTTGAAGGGATTAGAACGCAGGATTTTAATTACGGATACACCAGGTATCTTAGAAGCAGGGGTGGCGGGAACCGAAAGGGAACAACTGGCGCGAGAGGTGGCGACAGAAGCAAATTTACTGTTGTTTGTGGTGGATAATGACATACGGATGTCCGAATTTGAGCCGTTACGAGCATTGGCTCAAATTGGTAAACGATCTGTGCTTGTCCTCAATAAAAGCGATTTGTATACAGACGAGGACAAAGAAGCGATTTTGGCGAGGTTGCGTCAACAAGTGCGGGGATTTATTGCACCGAGTGATGTGGTGGCGATCGCCGCAAATCCCCAATCTGCAGAACTAGAAAATGGGGGAATTTTCCAACCTGAGCCTGATATCTTACCTTTAGTCCGGCGAATGGCAGCGATTTTACGGGCAGAGGGTGAAGACTTAGTAGCAGATAACATCCTATTACAATCCGTACGACTGGGAGAATCAGCGCGGAAACTCATCGATACTCAGCGTCGTCGTCAAGCTGACAAAATTGTGGATCGGTTTCAGTGGATTGGTGCTGGTGTGGTTTCGGTGACGCCTCTACCAGTGGTTGATTTGCTAGCAACAGCAGCTGTCAATGCTCAAATGGTGGTGGAAATTGGCAGAGTTTACGGCTGTGAGTTGAATATGGAGAATGCAAAGGAATTGGCGCTGTCTTTGGCAAAAACTCTTGCTAGTTTGGGGATAGTCAAGGGAGCATTACAGTTACTTACTACCGCCTTGCAGCTTAATGTCGCCACTTTTATTGTTGGTAGAGCAATTCAAGGCGTGACAGCCGCTTATTTGACGCGAATTGCTGGGAAGAGTTTTATTGAGTATTTTCGCCAGGATCAAGATTGGGGTGACGGGGGAATCACCGAAGTTGTGCAGCGACAGTTTCAACTCAATCGCCGCGATGAATTTATTAAGATTTTTATTCAACAGGCAATACAACGAATCGTCCAGCCATTGCAAGGAAGTTCTCAAGTAGATGAAGAGGAACTTGACAATAAATCTTTACAGTAG
- a CDS encoding serine/threonine-protein kinase: protein MTNHMIGKVLQGRYQVVQALGAGVFGETYIAVDIENLENPKYVIKQLKVISSQPSYLQTLRLRFITETETLRQLGHHKQIPQLISCFEEHERFYLVQEFVEGHALTAELPINLNLGHFWSESEVINFLQDVLSILDFVHSQGVIHCDIKPENLIRRACDNKLVLIDFGSIQSIDFEIIDEILPLDSIPVSSLGYIPPEQFIGLTQPNSDIYSLGMIAIQALTGVTPLQLKVDPQTNEILWRSASTPVSDYLAAIITQMTRYNYEERFQSARVALRALQQMPFETQYSYIVDVDFTVSEEDCEKNQPESKLNTNPKHSISLNSSPLLTGMKVGLVANSLVMGFGTYFIIHNTPTYSEKEALYKATEEYQSGDLDGAIALAKSIPSNSNVYPDAQASIEEWQKQWQNATQQYQAAEKAFQENRWSDVLRATSQLPDILYWQTKTDKLVQQAQVNIEAQTQDLLTKAYEKASLKDFSSALDYLSQIPEESSAGAIVQQKLAEYNHKKSVRAAYFLQKAYNKAAEGDFKSAVQFLQQVPKDTPVYATAQVKLVEYTQKQQIVQAKNQKIASSKAAAFTNMKKPLSSSNSARNLESFDLSHQMEEVNIR from the coding sequence ATGACTAACCACATGATCGGTAAAGTACTACAAGGACGTTACCAAGTCGTCCAAGCCCTGGGTGCAGGGGTGTTTGGCGAAACATACATCGCTGTAGACATTGAGAATTTAGAGAATCCCAAATATGTTATTAAACAGCTCAAGGTTATCAGTTCCCAACCAAGCTACTTACAAACTCTGAGGTTAAGATTTATTACAGAAACTGAAACACTGAGACAATTGGGACACCATAAGCAAATTCCTCAATTGATATCGTGCTTTGAAGAACATGAGCGATTCTACTTAGTGCAAGAGTTTGTAGAAGGACACGCACTCACAGCGGAACTTCCCATCAATCTCAATTTGGGTCATTTCTGGAGTGAAAGTGAGGTTATCAACTTTTTACAAGATGTTCTGTCGATTTTAGACTTTGTTCACTCTCAAGGTGTTATTCACTGTGATATAAAGCCAGAAAACTTAATCAGACGTGCTTGTGATAACAAGTTAGTTCTGATTGATTTTGGTTCAATTCAATCAATCGATTTTGAAATCATTGATGAGATATTACCTTTAGATAGCATTCCCGTCAGTTCACTGGGTTATATACCACCAGAGCAATTTATTGGTCTAACACAACCTAATAGCGATATTTATTCTTTAGGAATGATTGCCATTCAGGCTTTGACCGGGGTGACACCGCTGCAACTGAAAGTAGATCCCCAAACTAATGAGATTCTGTGGCGTTCTGCAAGCACACCAGTTAGCGATTATTTGGCTGCGATTATCACCCAAATGACTCGTTACAACTACGAAGAGCGATTCCAATCAGCCCGTGTTGCATTACGGGCGCTTCAGCAAATGCCGTTTGAAACTCAATACTCGTACATTGTAGATGTCGATTTTACCGTTTCTGAAGAGGACTGTGAAAAAAATCAGCCAGAAAGTAAGTTAAATACTAACCCTAAACATTCAATATCTCTAAATTCCTCTCCACTCTTGACAGGAATGAAAGTGGGGTTGGTTGCTAATTCTTTGGTCATGGGATTTGGAACTTACTTTATCATACATAACACTCCAACCTATTCAGAAAAAGAAGCACTATATAAAGCAACTGAAGAATATCAATCAGGAGATTTGGACGGAGCAATTGCTCTAGCCAAATCAATTCCCTCGAATAGTAATGTCTATCCTGACGCACAAGCCAGTATTGAAGAATGGCAAAAGCAATGGCAGAATGCTACTCAACAATACCAAGCCGCAGAAAAAGCCTTTCAAGAGAATCGTTGGTCAGATGTATTGCGTGCAACCTCTCAACTTCCTGATATCTTATATTGGCAAACAAAAACAGATAAATTAGTTCAACAAGCACAAGTCAATATTGAGGCACAAACTCAGGATTTATTAACCAAGGCTTATGAAAAAGCATCATTAAAAGATTTCAGCAGCGCTTTAGATTATCTGAGTCAAATTCCGGAAGAAAGCTCCGCAGGGGCAATAGTTCAACAAAAGTTGGCTGAGTATAACCACAAAAAGAGTGTTAGAGCAGCTTACTTCTTACAGAAAGCTTACAACAAAGCAGCAGAGGGAGATTTCAAAAGTGCTGTTCAATTTCTCCAACAGGTTCCCAAAGATACTCCTGTATATGCTACAGCTCAAGTGAAACTTGTTGAATATACTCAAAAACAACAGATTGTGCAAGCTAAAAATCAAAAAATAGCTTCATCAAAAGCAGCAGCTTTTACAAATATGAAAAAACCATTGAGCAGCAGCAATTCTGCTAGGAATTTAGAATCTTTTGACCTAAGTCACCAAATGGAAGAGGTGAATATAAGATAA
- a CDS encoding tetratricopeptide repeat protein, with amino-acid sequence MLGTILVGRYQIISHLGGGGFGETFVACDTQLPGSPQCVVKKLKPQASDPDTLQTARRLFDTEAKVLYKLGIYDRIPQLLAYFEEKQEFYLVQEFIEGHDLSQEIIPGKPLNQDQVICLLEEILEILDFVHQQQVIHRDINPRNIIRRKLDDKLILIDFGAVKQITTQVIVPSGKTKFTVAIGTPGYTPSEQALGNPKFTSDIYALGILGIEALTGLSPEELEKDTETGEIVWQKHTSVSQDFAKVLNKMVCYDFRERYSSAKLALQGLKDLKNSKSQMMTLSFGIPKHNIKKNLQKINPPKKKDIKKILVGIGLIGIGVGASIYIAHAINSVNATELYKQANTLYELQRYQDALSTYAKAVNIRPDYAQGWNGQGKTLYELKKFQDALAAYDKAIQIEPDYLEAWSGRGFALNKLQRYQEAIASFEKTLLLQKNSPEVWNAKGEALAKLNEYDQALKSYEKAIELNKEYYEAWYNKALLLQNLKRYDEAITAYDKVLEFKQDYERAWYNRGNVLVNLQRYQDAVAAYEKAVQYKPSFYQAWLSRGNILIKLQRYPEALESFQQVIKSNRRNYQAWYGSGWSLHQMKRYEEAVSSYSKAIELDRRNYQVWYSLGNSLYNLNKYQQAISSYNKAINYDSKNYDIWYSKGNALYNLKRYKEAIASYDQVIKLKPDYQPAINARNQAQQQVPQVLVPSPESILKNP; translated from the coding sequence ATGTTGGGAACCATACTTGTTGGACGATACCAAATTATTAGTCACTTGGGAGGAGGGGGATTTGGTGAAACTTTTGTTGCTTGTGATACTCAATTACCTGGTTCTCCTCAATGTGTCGTCAAAAAACTCAAGCCCCAAGCTAGTGACCCTGATACTTTGCAAACAGCCAGACGCTTATTTGATACAGAAGCGAAAGTTCTGTATAAATTAGGCATTTATGACCGCATTCCTCAACTTCTAGCTTACTTTGAGGAGAAACAAGAATTCTATCTCGTACAGGAATTCATAGAAGGTCATGACCTCAGCCAAGAAATCATACCAGGAAAACCCCTAAATCAAGACCAAGTTATTTGTCTTTTAGAAGAGATTTTAGAGATTTTAGATTTTGTCCATCAGCAGCAAGTTATTCACCGTGACATCAACCCACGAAACATCATCAGACGCAAGCTGGATGACAAGTTAATTTTGATTGACTTTGGCGCTGTCAAACAAATCACTACCCAAGTCATTGTTCCTAGTGGAAAAACCAAATTTACCGTTGCGATCGGTACTCCAGGGTATACTCCCAGCGAACAAGCACTGGGAAATCCAAAATTCACTAGTGATATCTATGCTTTAGGGATACTTGGCATAGAAGCACTCACGGGATTATCTCCTGAAGAACTAGAAAAAGATACAGAAACTGGTGAGATTGTATGGCAAAAACACACCTCGGTCAGTCAGGATTTTGCCAAAGTTTTAAATAAAATGGTATGTTATGACTTCCGGGAACGTTATTCTTCTGCAAAACTTGCCCTACAAGGTTTGAAGGATTTAAAAAACTCAAAATCTCAGATGATGACATTGAGTTTTGGTATACCAAAGCATAATATAAAGAAAAATTTACAGAAAATTAATCCACCTAAAAAAAAGGACATAAAAAAGATTTTAGTGGGCATAGGTTTAATTGGGATAGGTGTAGGAGCATCTATATATATTGCTCATGCGATCAATTCTGTGAATGCTACTGAATTGTATAAGCAAGCCAATACCCTATATGAGTTACAGCGTTATCAAGATGCTTTATCAACATATGCAAAAGCGGTTAACATCAGACCAGATTACGCTCAAGGATGGAATGGACAAGGTAAAACTTTGTATGAATTGAAAAAATTTCAAGACGCACTTGCAGCTTATGACAAAGCAATTCAAATAGAACCAGATTATTTAGAAGCTTGGAGTGGACGTGGATTTGCATTGAATAAGTTGCAAAGATACCAAGAAGCGATCGCCTCTTTTGAAAAAACATTGCTTTTGCAAAAAAACTCTCCGGAAGTCTGGAATGCAAAGGGAGAAGCTTTAGCTAAATTAAATGAGTATGACCAAGCACTGAAATCTTATGAGAAAGCCATTGAATTGAATAAAGAATATTATGAAGCGTGGTACAATAAAGCATTGTTGCTACAAAATTTAAAACGTTACGATGAGGCAATAACAGCTTATGATAAAGTACTTGAGTTCAAACAAGACTATGAAAGAGCTTGGTATAACAGAGGCAACGTTTTAGTTAATTTGCAACGCTATCAAGATGCAGTTGCAGCGTATGAAAAAGCAGTCCAATATAAACCTAGTTTCTACCAAGCTTGGTTATCTAGAGGTAATATACTTATCAAATTGCAACGTTATCCAGAAGCGCTTGAATCTTTTCAGCAAGTCATTAAATCTAATCGTAGAAATTATCAAGCGTGGTATGGTAGTGGATGGTCACTACATCAAATGAAACGCTATGAAGAAGCAGTTTCATCTTATAGTAAGGCAATTGAATTAGACCGTAGAAATTATCAAGTCTGGTATAGCCTAGGAAATTCACTCTACAATTTAAATAAATACCAACAGGCAATTTCATCTTATAATAAAGCAATTAATTACGATTCTAAAAATTACGATATTTGGTATAGCAAGGGTAATGCCCTGTATAATCTGAAACGTTATAAAGAAGCCATAGCTTCATACGATCAGGTTATTAAACTAAAGCCAGATTATCAACCAGCAATAAACGCCCGCAATCAAGCACAACAACAGGTACCACAGGTTCTCGTTCCAAGTCCTGAGTCTATCTTGAAAAATCCATAG
- a CDS encoding rhomboid family intramembrane serine protease yields the protein MIPISDRIYFFKRRKPIIIYCLIGINIGLFLWELTLELGGTLGIFVNGWGVVPAQISAAFANALAGNPAAWIVVLKSLTSLLVGMFLHGSFSQILGNLIFLWVFGKTIESILGYGRFLVFYLVSGILTGFIQILAEPSLAVPLIGANGAITAILGAYVFKFAKAKIDTILPLLIVFLPIQVPAYFYLFWWFVQQISYGIGSLNIPGGVNPISVGYLAQFSGLFIGVAFIKLLQRF from the coding sequence ATGATTCCTATTAGCGATCGCATTTACTTTTTCAAACGGAGAAAGCCAATAATTATTTACTGTCTTATTGGCATTAACATTGGTCTATTTTTATGGGAACTGACACTTGAGCTTGGTGGTACATTGGGCATTTTTGTCAATGGCTGGGGCGTCGTTCCCGCACAAATCAGTGCAGCTTTTGCAAATGCACTTGCTGGAAACCCAGCTGCTTGGATAGTTGTGCTCAAGAGTTTGACTTCACTGCTTGTAGGAATGTTCCTTCATGGCAGTTTTAGCCAAATTTTAGGGAATTTGATATTTTTGTGGGTTTTTGGTAAAACGATTGAAAGCATTCTGGGATACGGACGATTTTTAGTATTTTACTTAGTTTCTGGCATTCTTACCGGATTCATCCAAATTCTAGCTGAACCGAGTTTGGCTGTGCCATTGATTGGAGCAAATGGGGCGATTACAGCTATTTTAGGAGCTTATGTCTTTAAGTTCGCTAAAGCAAAAATTGACACTATTCTGCCCCTTTTGATTGTGTTTCTTCCCATACAAGTACCAGCTTATTTCTATTTATTTTGGTGGTTTGTGCAGCAGATTTCTTACGGAATTGGGAGTTTGAATATTCCTGGTGGCGTTAACCCCATAAGTGTTGGTTATTTGGCGCAATTTTCGGGCTTATTTATTGGTGTGGCTTTTATCAAGCTACTACAGAGATTTTAG
- a CDS encoding GntR family transcriptional regulator — MKQNQPKPVVIPRSLDVQAADVIREQILNGTLAPGSRLLEINLAKEFNLSRATIRSALQQLTYEGLVIQLPYKGCTVSGLSSQDAWELYTLRSALESLAARLAAAAITPSQAKQLNAALQQLVKAAQKNSWNEVADGDFALHKTIIQLAGHRRLQEQYKIVEQQIRLYIISCNALHPDLDDIIEQHRELVNAICSGDASRAELIARNHNTDGKALVEHLQEIEKQNSADKALS; from the coding sequence ATGAAACAGAACCAACCCAAGCCTGTTGTCATACCTCGAAGCTTAGATGTTCAAGCAGCTGATGTCATTCGAGAACAAATTCTCAATGGTACACTTGCACCGGGTAGTCGTTTGCTAGAAATCAACCTGGCAAAGGAATTTAATCTAAGTCGTGCAACTATACGCTCAGCATTGCAACAGTTAACCTATGAAGGCTTGGTTATACAGCTCCCCTACAAAGGTTGTACTGTTTCGGGATTGAGTTCCCAGGATGCTTGGGAGCTTTATACGCTACGGAGTGCACTTGAGAGTTTGGCGGCGAGACTCGCAGCTGCTGCAATCACACCGAGTCAGGCAAAACAACTCAATGCTGCCTTGCAGCAATTAGTCAAAGCAGCCCAGAAAAACAGTTGGAACGAAGTGGCTGATGGAGACTTTGCTCTACATAAAACAATTATTCAACTTGCTGGTCATCGGCGGTTACAGGAGCAGTACAAGATTGTTGAACAGCAAATCCGTCTTTACATCATTTCCTGCAATGCGCTGCACCCAGATTTAGATGACATCATAGAGCAGCACCGGGAATTGGTAAATGCAATTTGCTCAGGCGATGCGTCAAGAGCAGAGCTAATCGCCCGAAATCACAATACAGATGGTAAAGCACTCGTCGAACACCTGCAAGAAATAGAAAAACAAAATTCAGCTGACAAAGCATTGAGCTAG
- a CDS encoding haloacid dehalogenase type II yields the protein MINLNQYEVLTFDCYGTLIDWEKGVLEALQPVLQSHHIQLSENEILEWFARFESSLEQGEYRNYKDVLKGVVQKFGEQFGFTPSSGELNALADSVKDWQPFADTVEALKTLKRRLKLAIISNVDDDLFAFSAKHLQVKFDEVVTAQQVKSYKPSVQNFHVAIARLAEIGIPSEKILHVACSVYHDIVPANSLGLSTVWVNRRLGQEGSGAALPAQGKPDLEVPDLKSLAAKINF from the coding sequence ATGATTAACCTGAATCAATATGAAGTCTTGACCTTTGACTGCTATGGAACTTTGATTGATTGGGAAAAAGGTGTACTGGAGGCGTTGCAACCAGTTTTGCAGTCTCATCATATTCAATTGAGTGAGAACGAAATCCTTGAGTGGTTCGCTCGTTTTGAATCTAGTCTTGAGCAGGGAGAGTACCGTAATTACAAAGATGTTCTCAAGGGGGTTGTGCAAAAGTTTGGAGAACAATTTGGATTTACGCCTTCTTCTGGGGAGTTAAATGCACTTGCTGATTCTGTCAAGGATTGGCAACCTTTTGCTGATACTGTTGAAGCTCTTAAGACATTGAAACGGCGATTGAAGCTGGCAATTATTTCTAATGTTGACGATGACCTATTTGCGTTCAGTGCAAAACATCTGCAAGTTAAGTTTGATGAGGTTGTGACTGCACAGCAAGTGAAAAGCTATAAACCTTCTGTGCAAAATTTTCACGTGGCGATCGCCCGTCTCGCAGAAATCGGCATTCCCTCTGAAAAAATCCTGCACGTCGCTTGTAGTGTTTACCACGACATTGTTCCGGCAAATTCCCTTGGGTTATCGACAGTTTGGGTAAATCGTAGATTAGGGCAAGAAGGTTCGGGAGCTGCTTTACCTGCTCAAGGTAAACCAGATTTGGAAGTACCAGATTTGAAAAGTCTGGCTGCAAAAATCAATTTTTGA